The window GTGTCGTCTGCATACTGggtcagtttaacagttgtcccccgacttcctgggataagaaggccatcgaccccggggtgggtgcgaatggcgcacgccagtggctctatatagagcgcgtagaggaggggggagaggggacatcCCTGCCTCACTCCACTCTGCTGGGGCACCAAATCACTCAGGAAGCCATTGATAACAACATGGCTCCCAACTTCGTTATACAAAGTGTGTAACCACCCCAGATAATTGGGCCCGAAGCCAAACTTACCCAATACTTTGAACAGGAAGCGGTGATCTACCCGGTCGAAGGCTTTCTCCTGGTCCAAGCTAACCAGCAGGAGAGGGAGGTTCCTATCCTCCACCCAGGCGATGGCGTCGCGGATGAGGTGGAGATTCCACGTCGCCGATCGACCCGGTACTCCACACGTCTGGTCGCTGTGAACCAGATGAGCCATGGCCTTCTTCAGGCGTTCGGTAAGGGTCTTTGCGATGAGCTTTGTGTCTACACAAAGCATGGTCAGGGGCCTCCAGTTGCCAAGGTCGGCCCGATCGCCCTTCTTGTGCAACAAAGAGAGGACCCCCGACCTCATGCTCCTAGTGAGCAAACCCCGGCGCTGAACGTCCTCTACAACCTGCAGTAATTCCGGCCCGAGGACATCCCAAAAGGTGGAATAAAATTCCACCGGGAGCCCATCGAGGCCAGGTACCTTGCGGCGGTTCATCTTGCCAAGCACTGCGGTCAGCTCGGCCAAGGTGATGGGGGCTTCTAAGCCGTCCCGGATGTCACTGGGAAGACAAGGTGAGATGTTATCTAGGAAGCGCTCCCCAGCAACCGGGTCCGTATCCCTAACATTAAAAAGATTAAGGTAAAACAATTTAGCAACCTCCAGCATGTCTGATGTATCATTGACTATACTGCCATTTGAGGCACGGAGAGAGCTAAAGCTCTTCTCCTCCCGGGCTTCCCTggctctgtggaaaaaaaaagaattgcacttttcattattttccacCTCAAATATTTTGTCGCGGAGCATTTGGGCCGAGGCAGCCTGATCATGCAGGCGCCTCAGCTCACCCTTTATGTCAAGCAGCCGCTCGTGGTTGATGGTGCCCCCGTTGTTGTGAGCGGCGTATTCATCCCGCAACCTTCTCTCCAGCCGCAGAATGGAgaacttcttctccatcctgcgctgcttgctgtactgcatggagaaggttcggatcctgtccttcacactctcccaccattcggccacggaggggaaggtaggcttgtccttctgccactcggagaagtgatctaaaaaaaggtgtctaaaatctctctcctccaggatctgcaggttcattttccaatagccgcccccatatacaggggcgtctatggagacagtggcctccactgccagatggtcagtgggccactgtggggagagggacacctttttaaaagcaacggggggtgaagctaaaatgtagtcgatgcggctgctggctccgcgactattatgccaggtgaagcccggcatgctggggttgcatgttttaaaaccgtcAACAAGTTTAAAGGAACGAATAAAATGGCGAAAATGCCCTGAGCTGACATCCTGCCTACCCTCCAACGAGATGTTAAAGTCCCCTCCTAAAATCAAGTGTCGATCTGTGACACAGAACGGGGACAACTCTTCAAAGAGAGTTATACGGGACGAGGCCTCCACCGGAGCGTAGACACATATGGCCCGGAGGCGCTGTCCCCTCCATGTGGCGTCCACTCCCAAAACCCTGCCCTGAAGGACGGTAAACGCACTTACTTCTTCAAAGGCGCGGTCGCCAAAAAGGATCCCGACGCCTGAGGAGTGGACGCCACCTACGCTCCAGTAGGATCTACCCCTCTTCCACTGTCGTGAAAAGAGAGCCTCGTCCCGCTGGTCCCGGAGGTGGACTTCCTGCAGAAAACAAATGCTGAAGGGAGAAGATGCCAGCTGGTTAAAAACAGAtgtacgttttaaaatgttcctcaaaccCCTTACATTCAAGgtgacaatattaaaattggccatagaatgttaaaataataaaatacaattaaaaacaacaaactaaaataataaaagccagccattaaaaacaatactgtcctactgccccccctcctcagtcAACCTCAAAAGGTCCCCCAATTCCAGCCCCCCCAGGTACTCCTGTTCATTAGCAGTGTCCTGTTGACCGCTGTACTcctgggggggtgcaggggacTGTCCCAAGTCCCACACCAGACGGGGGGCCTCTAAcatcggggaggggggacactgtCGGCCTTGGTCCCCGGCCGCCACTGCTGGCGAGGTGGCAGCCGGAGGGCTGGGTGCGTTGGGTTGcgcctcccttctgctcttcttcctcccccggggggatgcaccgctcttctttcgcctgctgctgacgcctggagccagggcgagctgctccaccttgttcggagacccctcctgcattggtgtcgcactcgaaggggcctcctccacctcgaccagggcttctcctcctgcccccgtcgccggctgttcctgcccagtcgtgggggctagagctcccccaccattctccgtgccgactgctctgttacccgacagagcgtcggcatatgtagtctttttctgtgggcaggaacgagccagatggtcctcgccgttGCAGTGAatgcagcgacgggggcccttgcagtccctggccatgtgccccgactccaggcagttgcggcagcgcaggttggcgcatccctccagggtgtgtccaaaactgtggcactgccggcagaagggaggctgtccagaataaaaaaggtATGCCTTATTGCCCTGTAAAgtaaaataggctggggggtggctaaaaccgcctgcgccattagcgtccgggcgcaggcgggcctggaactggcgtcggccagtccagatccccagctcatcccggatgtccctgtggccaggaagaAGATCCACATACTTTGTCAGAAATTGGGAAACGGCCTCggcggtaacatgcgggttgaaacaatggactgttattacccgcttgtcgggccaccacagcGGCTCGATGTTGTAACGTCCGAGGAgggggtgctgggccccctccttgctccgctccaggaccttggTATAACTCTCgtcggtggacaaggtgacctcgAAGAAGCGGAAGGGCCCATTCCGCTGTacgcagaggatgtcctgcatcTGAAGGCCCAACGCTCCaaaggccacctcccggatgaaggccagccggtcggggaaggtgcccacctccccctcagccctccagcagaaccgggcggtattccgcaggccaccgcctgctaccagccacggcccgctgaagggcttcctcgatggtccgccggccgttgccatccgggaaggtccaccgacgtcgccgctggagcagagtccttccgccgccgtggtcccgacgtccgccgtccgccaatccgggatgagccgagcagagctaaactataaaagcagctaaaaaataaaaacaccagttcgcccagcagggcggtgggcaagccaccagccactgcgggatccccagcctaataaaaacagaaaaaaaacagggataaaaggctaaaaaggaaggcacgggtcgccccgtggcagcggcggtcaagccacctgctggtcacgccttaggttcaccgtgccttcctctaaaaaacccAACGCAGTCCGTAAAAAGCGGTAAAAAGTCAATAAAatccacttgatcttagccaaaaggccgagaagcgatgcccgcagactgcgccccgccgggctccggcatgcgggacgccgacggagccggcgcggctgggtcctcgccagcctctctgggaggtggcgcccggcgagaccacgcacgatcccagaggatcccagaaacacgccactgggcagatagagccggccgctaagccgggcacagtcttactttgatacagcggcggtgcagctctgcttgcgcagagcctccaaaaatacagtgaactcatcgctatccctctccacggaaatctttagtaaaaggcgaaagatttatacgggatgaagagagacccgagtcgatgcagagccgtcgctcagcaggtggccgctagccgggcctccgtgacgcccccgctcggggttgaattctcgggggcgtcgcagccaccggcatcggggccccgactcctccctgtcctcctggcatctgaaagatcagcaatcatgtaaacagacatgagagaaaattcaaaaggcaaagatgacggcctgccttacctcagcacagctggccaaccctcagagagcatatcatgaccgtgcttttttttttatgatttaaaaaaaaaaaaaaaaaaaaaagaaaaacggagggaagcgggaccggcgcacggacagagtcggtccctcacgacaccggctgatcgcctgacaagcggcgcaggctctcgctctgataagcggaacaccgatcagctctgtctttcaacagcagggggcagtagaggtgcaccgttcccagaaacactgcaataccgggtcgatgcgtggagcggacggggcaagccccacttccggctccctgttccaataatccgtttaatatgtggtcccctccatgggggacgtatcagatattaaactgataagaacagatactacacttgatcttagccaaaaggccgagaagcgatgcccgcagactgcgccccgccgggctccggcatgcgggacgccgacggagccggcgcggctgggtcctcgccagcctctctgggaggtggcgcccggcgagaccacgcacgatcccagaggatcccagaaacacgccactgggcagatagagccggccgctaagccgggcacagtcttactttgatacagcggcggtgcagctctgcttgcgcagagcctccaaaaatacagtgaactcatcgctatccctctccacggaaatctttagtaaaaggcgaaagatttatacgggatgaagagagacccgagtcgatgcagagccgtcgctcagcaggtggccgctagccgggcctccgtgacgcccccgctcggggttgaattctcgggggcgtcgcagccaccggcatcggggccccgactcctccctgtcctcctggcatctgaaagatcagcaatcatgtaaacagacatgagagaaaattcaaaaggcaaagatgacggcctgccttacctcagcacagctggccaaccctcagagagcatatcatgaccgtgcttttttttttttatgatttaaaaaaaaaaaaaaaaaaaaaaagaaaaacggagggaagcgggaccggcgcacggacagagtcggtccctcacgacaccggctgatcgcctgacaagcggcgcaggctctcgctctgataagcggaacaccgatcagctctgtctttcaacagcagggggcagtagaggtgcaccgttcccagaaacactgcaataccgggtcgatgcgtggagcggacggggcaagccccacttccggctccctgttccaaaaatccgtttaatatgtggtcccctccatgggggacgtatcagatattaaactgataagaacagatactacacttgatcttagccaaaaggccgagaagcgatgcccgcagactgcgccccgccgggctccggcatgcgggacgccgacggagccggcgcggctgggtactcgccagcctctctgggaggtggcgcccggcgagaccacgcacgatcccagaggatcccagaaacacgccactgggcagatagagccggccgctaagccgggcacagtcttactttgatacagcggcggtgcagctctgcttgcgcagagcctccaaaaatacagtgaactcatcgctatccctctccacggaaatctttagtaaaaggcgaaagatttatacgggatgaagagagacccgagtcgatgcagagccgtcgctcagcaggtggccgctagccgggcctccgtgacgcccccgctcggggttgaattctcgggggcgtcgcagccaccggcatcggggccccgactcctccctgtcctcctggcatctgaaagatcagcaatcatgtaaacagacatgagagaaaattcaaaaggcaaagatgacggcctgccttacctcagcacagctggccaaccctcagagagcatatcatgaccgtgctttttttttttatgatttaaaaaaaaaaaaaaaaaaaaaaagaaaaacggagggaagcgggaccggcgcacggacagagtcggtccctcacgacaccggctgatcgcctgacaagcggcgcaggctctcgctctgataagcggaacaccgatcagctctgtctttcaacagcagggggcagtagaggtgcaccgttcccagaaacactgcaataccgggtcgatgcgtggagcggacggggcaagccccacttccggctccctgttccaaaaatccgtttaatatgtggtcccctccatgggggacgtatcagatattaaactgataagaacagatactacacttgatcttagccaaaaggccgagaagcgatgcccgcagactgcgccccgccgggctccggcatgcgggacgccgacggagccggcgcggctgggtactcgccagcctctctgggaggtggcgcccggcgagaccacgcacgatcccagaggatcccagaaacacgccactgggcagatagagccggccgctaagccgggcacagtcttactttgatacagcggcggtgcagctctgcttgcgcagagcctccaaaaatacagtgaactcatcgctatccctctccacggaaatctttagtaaaaggcgaaagatttatacgggatgaagagagacccgagtcgatgcagagccgtcgctcagcaggtggccgctagccgggcctccgtgacgcccccgctcggggttgaattctcgggggcgtcgcagccaccggcatcggggccccgactcctccctgtcctcctggcatctgaaagatcagcaatcatgtaaacagacatgagagaaaattcaaaaggcaaagatgacggcctgccttacctcagcacagctg of the Brienomyrus brachyistius isolate T26 unplaced genomic scaffold, BBRACH_0.4 scaffold703, whole genome shotgun sequence genome contains:
- the LOC125729643 gene encoding uncharacterized protein LOC125729643 — encoded protein: MQDILCVQRNGPFRFFEVTLSTDESYTKVLERSKEGAQHPLLGRYNIEPLWWPDKRPPFCRQCHSFGHTLEGCANLRCRNCLESGHMARDCKGPRRCIHCNGEDHLARSCPQKKTTYADALSGNRAVGTENGGGALAPTTGQEQPATGAGGEALVEVEEAPSSATPMQEGSPNKVEQLALAPGVSSRRKKSGASPRGRKKSRREAQPNAPSPPAATSPAVAAGDQGRQCPPSPMLEAPRLVWDLGQSPAPPQEYSGQQDTANEQEYLGGLELGDLLRLTEEGGQ